One genomic segment of Pedobacter endophyticus includes these proteins:
- a CDS encoding glycoside hydrolase family 2 TIM barrel-domain containing protein, whose amino-acid sequence MMRRALNVRKIVPCLSMMFRFSSWRGTACPDFSGKQSHSRKTDLLTDEKSAQVSSLKPGFVMTTELTSSVIPTAVEESLSFVPQRSTISLPKVGDFALVAMTTAHSVIARRYDEAISLDELDCFSSHKPGFATNSSPFGAVTILSLCGLCLCGLLFTKQASAQLVDKTPTAVQKVPEIYNKEPWEDQLVSGINRDASRATAYSFTTIEEAKSGNRDKSTRMISLNGNWDFSFAIKPADAPKDFYKSRVSGWKKIEVPSNWEMKGYDKPIYKSAVYPFRPVNPPNPPMDYNGVGSYQRTFSIPANWKDMNITLHFGGVSSGYKIWVNGKFLGYAEDSFLSSEFNITPYLQAGENILSVQVMRWTDGSFLEDQDHWRLSGIHREVMLLAEPKLRIADFFVQTKLDKDYKDATLSIRPRIENLTGKEVKGYKVKAALFDKNGAAVLDKPLERSAESIINEIWPRLDNVKFGLLETKIKNPAKWSDEVPNLYTLTISLEDSLGKILEVKSCKVGFRSIEFSKTNGKLLINGKETYLYGVNRPDHHPTKGKALSREDILEDVRTIKRFNFNCIRTSHYPMDPYLYDLCDEYGILVIDEANLETHGLGGKLSNDPTWTSTYLERSSRMVMRDKNHPSIIIWSLGNESGRGPNHAAMAAWIHDFDITRPVHYEPAMGNPRLEGYIDPSNPAYLKANDHSHRLQNPQDEPYVDIVSRMYPSIYTPKMLAEQKNGDNRPIFFVEYAHAMGNSVGNMKDFWDVFRSTPRIIGGAIWEFKDQGILQTDSAGNKFYAYGGDFGEKYFDNFTIKGVVNSDGKPKSAMYECKRVYQGAETELVDQSKGLVKITNRHAVKNLNNYTVTLFIRKDGAIVSQKVLPAINLAAGKDTLLAISKYLPKMEAGSEYLADIHFTLKQDELWAKKGFEVASNQFALTGLAVPQMKDKISPPKYTTKADLNIYAGQNFEIGISKNNGALVSYKWKGQEQLFAPLLPHFTRPLTDNDKRGWKSNKKLKQWYANDLKFVSSETGRFDDKNGSGLTITSEYSLINDGAKVKVSYQITSTGVIKVDYALQVKPGLPNIPKVGMQLGILRDYDQIAWYGKGPMENYIDKNYGFDAAIYSQPINDFMEHYAVPQENGNRTDVRWMYFSNPTKKQGLVFVADSLLSMSASPYTDENVQTAKHTNKLKEAGYLTVNVDLIQMGVGGNDSWSDVAAPLPQYQIPAKDYNYGFYLMPFEGKKEDVSGKVRRLSF is encoded by the coding sequence ATGATGAGAAGAGCTTTAAATGTAAGAAAGATTGTTCCGTGCCTTTCAATGATGTTCCGGTTTTCGTCATGGCGAGGTACAGCCTGTCCCGATTTCTCGGGAAAGCAATCTCATTCCAGAAAAACAGATTTGCTTACCGATGAAAAATCGGCACAAGTCAGCTCGCTCAAGCCCGGCTTCGTAATGACGACCGAGTTAACATCCTCCGTCATTCCGACCGCAGTGGAGGAATCTTTGTCGTTTGTCCCACAACGTTCAACAATTTCTCTTCCAAAGGTTGGTGACTTTGCTTTAGTGGCAATGACGACCGCTCATTCCGTCATTGCGAGGAGGTACGACGAAGCAATCTCATTAGACGAGTTGGATTGCTTCAGCTCGCACAAACCCGGCTTCGCGACAAACAGTAGTCCCTTTGGGGCAGTGACGATTCTTTCTTTGTGCGGCTTGTGCCTTTGCGGTTTGCTATTTACCAAACAAGCCTCCGCCCAACTTGTTGATAAAACCCCAACGGCCGTTCAAAAAGTTCCTGAAATTTACAATAAAGAGCCTTGGGAAGATCAACTCGTAAGCGGCATCAACCGTGATGCCTCTCGGGCAACAGCTTATTCATTTACGACCATTGAAGAGGCCAAAAGCGGCAATCGCGATAAATCAACCCGAATGATCTCCTTAAATGGTAATTGGGATTTTTCCTTTGCCATTAAACCTGCCGATGCACCAAAAGATTTTTATAAATCTCGCGTAAGTGGTTGGAAAAAGATAGAAGTTCCCTCAAATTGGGAGATGAAAGGCTACGATAAACCCATTTATAAAAGCGCCGTTTACCCGTTCCGTCCCGTAAACCCACCCAACCCGCCGATGGATTATAACGGTGTTGGCAGCTATCAGCGAACATTTTCTATCCCTGCAAACTGGAAGGATATGAACATTACCTTGCACTTTGGCGGTGTTAGTTCGGGCTATAAAATTTGGGTAAATGGAAAGTTTTTAGGCTATGCCGAAGATAGTTTTCTATCATCAGAGTTCAATATTACGCCATATCTGCAAGCCGGAGAAAACATTTTATCGGTTCAGGTGATGCGTTGGACGGATGGAAGTTTCCTCGAAGATCAAGATCATTGGCGTTTAAGTGGCATCCATCGCGAAGTAATGCTTTTGGCCGAACCAAAATTGCGGATTGCCGATTTCTTCGTTCAAACCAAGTTAGATAAAGATTATAAAGACGCCACATTAAGCATTCGCCCGAGAATTGAAAACTTAACGGGTAAGGAAGTTAAAGGCTATAAAGTTAAAGCAGCGCTGTTTGATAAAAACGGTGCAGCAGTTTTAGATAAACCCTTAGAAAGAAGCGCCGAGAGCATCATCAACGAAATCTGGCCGCGATTGGATAATGTGAAGTTTGGCCTGCTCGAAACTAAGATTAAAAACCCTGCAAAATGGAGTGATGAAGTACCAAATCTGTATACGCTAACCATTTCACTAGAAGATAGTTTAGGCAAAATTCTCGAGGTTAAAAGTTGCAAAGTAGGTTTTAGAAGCATCGAATTTTCAAAAACAAATGGCAAACTTTTGATTAATGGAAAGGAAACCTATTTATACGGCGTCAATCGCCCGGATCACCATCCAACTAAAGGAAAAGCCTTAAGTCGTGAAGATATTTTGGAAGATGTGCGCACCATTAAACGCTTCAACTTCAACTGCATTCGCACCAGTCACTACCCAATGGATCCTTATTTATACGATTTGTGTGATGAGTATGGAATTTTAGTAATCGATGAGGCCAACCTCGAAACCCACGGTTTAGGGGGCAAATTAAGCAACGATCCAACTTGGACTTCGACCTATTTGGAACGCAGCAGCCGAATGGTGATGCGTGATAAAAATCATCCGAGTATTATTATTTGGAGCTTGGGCAACGAATCGGGCAGAGGGCCAAATCATGCGGCAATGGCGGCGTGGATTCACGATTTTGATATTACCCGACCCGTTCATTACGAGCCAGCGATGGGCAACCCACGTTTAGAGGGCTACATCGATCCGAGCAATCCGGCCTACCTAAAAGCGAACGACCATTCGCACCGTTTACAAAATCCGCAAGACGAACCTTATGTTGATATCGTAAGCCGAATGTACCCAAGCATTTACACACCAAAAATGCTTGCCGAGCAGAAGAATGGCGATAACCGTCCGATTTTTTTTGTGGAGTATGCACACGCGATGGGGAATTCAGTAGGAAACATGAAAGATTTTTGGGATGTGTTCCGTTCTACGCCTCGTATTATTGGCGGCGCAATTTGGGAGTTTAAAGATCAGGGAATTTTGCAAACCGATAGCGCAGGCAATAAGTTTTACGCCTACGGTGGCGATTTTGGCGAGAAATATTTTGATAATTTCACCATAAAGGGCGTTGTAAATTCGGATGGAAAACCAAAATCTGCTATGTACGAGTGCAAGCGGGTTTATCAAGGTGCTGAAACCGAATTGGTCGACCAATCAAAAGGACTTGTGAAGATTACCAATCGCCATGCGGTTAAAAATCTGAATAATTATACCGTTACGTTATTCATTCGTAAAGATGGAGCCATTGTAAGTCAAAAAGTGCTGCCTGCCATCAATTTAGCAGCGGGAAAGGATACTTTATTAGCTATTTCGAAGTATTTACCAAAAATGGAAGCCGGTTCTGAATATTTGGCTGATATCCATTTTACCTTAAAGCAAGATGAACTTTGGGCAAAGAAAGGTTTTGAAGTGGCATCAAATCAGTTTGCGTTAACAGGTTTGGCTGTACCACAAATGAAAGATAAAATCAGCCCGCCGAAATATACCACTAAAGCTGATTTGAATATTTATGCTGGTCAAAATTTTGAGATCGGAATCAGCAAAAACAATGGTGCCTTGGTTTCGTACAAATGGAAAGGGCAGGAACAATTATTTGCGCCCTTGCTACCGCATTTTACCCGTCCGTTAACAGATAACGACAAACGCGGCTGGAAATCGAATAAAAAACTAAAACAATGGTACGCCAATGATTTGAAGTTTGTATCGAGCGAAACAGGGAGATTTGATGATAAAAACGGTTCGGGATTGACGATTACGAGCGAGTACAGTTTAATTAACGATGGCGCAAAGGTTAAAGTAAGCTACCAAATTACATCAACGGGCGTAATTAAGGTTGATTATGCTTTACAGGTGAAGCCGGGCTTGCCAAACATCCCAAAAGTGGGCATGCAGCTGGGTATTCTTCGCGATTACGATCAGATAGCTTGGTACGGGAAGGGCCCGATGGAAAACTATATTGATAAAAATTATGGCTTTGACGCCGCCATTTACAGTCAACCGATAAACGATTTTATGGAACATTATGCCGTTCCGCAAGAAAATGGAAACCGTACCGATGTGCGTTGGATGTACTTTTCAAACCCAACGAAAAAGCAAGGCCTGGTTTTCGTAGCCGACAGTTTGTTGAGCATGAGCGCAAGCCCTTATACGGATGAAAATGTGCAAACGGCCAAGCACACCAATAAGTTAAAAGAGGCAGGCTACTTAACGGTAAATGTAGATTTGATACAAATGGGTGTTGGTGGAAATGACAGTTGGAGCGATGTTGCAGCGCCATTGCCGCAGTATCAAATTCCGGCGAAGGATTATAATTATGGGTTTTATCTGATGCCTTTTGAGGGTAAAAAGGAGGATGTTAGTGGTAAAGTTAGGCGCTTGTCATTCTAA
- a CDS encoding glycoside hydrolase family protein: MIRLILALFLFVCAFKSHAQNANSVSAEEMEKIYEDVKTPYKYGLMMVPNDREHKMDCPTVFRKGKDWYMTYLIFSGRGYETWLAKSKDLLHWEKQGKLMSFGDAGHWDDNQKAGYNALLDIKWGGSYGVNPYDGKYWMSYFGGKEKGYEVEPLSIGMAYATEPPSVVQEWKRLDKPVLSSVDADVRWWENRNKLFKSTVIEDKKRLTGHRFVMYYNAVGDSLANNKKTRWYERIGMAVSDDMVHWQRFNKNPVVHHPAGITGDAVIQQIGKNYVMFYFGAFWQDRKGSFNRFAVSKDLVNWTDWTGNNLIESSEKYDELYAHKSFVLKYKGVVYHFYCAVNKQDQRGIAVATSKDLGKSKVEFVK; encoded by the coding sequence ATGATTCGTTTAATCCTCGCTCTTTTCCTTTTTGTTTGTGCTTTTAAATCACATGCGCAAAATGCCAATTCCGTTTCTGCCGAAGAGATGGAAAAGATATATGAGGATGTAAAAACGCCTTATAAATATGGCTTGATGATGGTACCAAATGATCGGGAACATAAAATGGATTGCCCAACCGTATTTAGAAAAGGTAAAGATTGGTACATGACTTACCTCATTTTTAGCGGCCGGGGTTACGAAACCTGGTTGGCGAAAAGTAAGGATTTATTGCATTGGGAAAAACAGGGAAAACTAATGTCGTTTGGCGATGCAGGCCATTGGGATGATAACCAAAAGGCAGGTTACAACGCTTTGTTGGATATCAAATGGGGTGGAAGTTACGGCGTTAATCCTTACGACGGCAAATATTGGATGTCGTATTTTGGCGGAAAGGAAAAAGGTTACGAAGTGGAGCCCTTATCTATCGGCATGGCTTATGCGACCGAACCTCCGTCTGTTGTTCAAGAATGGAAGCGCTTAGATAAACCCGTATTAAGCTCGGTTGATGCTGATGTGCGTTGGTGGGAAAACCGAAATAAGTTGTTTAAAAGTACGGTGATTGAAGATAAGAAGCGATTAACCGGACATCGTTTTGTGATGTATTATAACGCCGTTGGCGATTCGCTAGCGAACAATAAAAAAACGCGGTGGTACGAGCGAATCGGTATGGCAGTTTCTGATGATATGGTTCATTGGCAGCGCTTTAATAAAAATCCTGTTGTGCATCATCCGGCGGGAATTACCGGCGACGCCGTTATTCAGCAAATTGGCAAAAACTATGTCATGTTTTATTTCGGTGCTTTTTGGCAAGATAGAAAAGGTTCGTTTAACCGTTTTGCAGTTTCAAAAGATTTGGTGAACTGGACGGATTGGACAGGCAATAATTTGATTGAATCATCAGAAAAGTACGATGAATTATACGCCCATAAATCGTTTGTGCTGAAATATAAAGGCGTGGTTTACCACTTTTATTGTGCAGTAAACAAGCAGGATCAACGTGGCATTGCCGTAGCCACATCAAAGGATTTGGGTAAAAGTAAAGTGGAATTTGTTAAATAA
- a CDS encoding ABC transporter substrate-binding protein has translation MEKIINLKGITWNHSRGLLPMVATAQRFSELYPNVQITWEKRSLQQFADFSIQELAERFDLLVIDHPWAGFAAKTKSIVPLDFYLSDAYLADQGRNSVGQSYESYLYDGHLWALPIDAATPVAASRPDLLAEKGLELPKSFEDLLALAEQGLVAFAGIPIDVLMNFYTLCCSLGEDPCQGDREVISKETGIRALKMYRELASKMDKANFDRNPIQVYEAMTLTDEIAYCPFAYGYSNYSRNGYARKALHFHDMISLDGKTNLRSTLGGTGLAISSKCEELDVAAKYVEFVGSPCCQSTLFFESGGQPGHLAAWKNEEVNRQSQNYFLNTLPALQRAFLRPRYHGSMYFQDHAGDVVRDYLMNGGDELQVLSTLNEIYKKSKSLVQS, from the coding sequence GTGGAAAAGATAATTAATTTAAAAGGAATAACGTGGAACCACAGTCGTGGGCTTTTGCCGATGGTGGCAACGGCGCAGCGGTTTTCTGAATTATACCCAAATGTTCAAATCACTTGGGAAAAGCGAAGTTTACAGCAATTTGCCGATTTTTCCATTCAGGAATTAGCAGAACGGTTCGATTTATTGGTCATCGATCATCCTTGGGCAGGTTTTGCCGCCAAAACCAAATCAATTGTGCCCTTAGATTTTTACCTGTCCGATGCCTATTTGGCAGATCAGGGGCGCAATTCCGTGGGCCAATCGTACGAAAGTTATCTCTACGACGGACATTTATGGGCGTTGCCCATTGATGCGGCGACCCCGGTAGCGGCATCACGGCCAGATTTACTTGCAGAAAAAGGATTGGAATTGCCGAAATCATTTGAAGATTTATTGGCCTTGGCCGAGCAAGGGCTTGTCGCATTTGCAGGCATCCCGATAGATGTTTTGATGAATTTCTACACACTTTGCTGCTCTTTGGGCGAAGATCCCTGTCAAGGCGACAGAGAAGTTATCTCCAAAGAAACCGGCATTCGAGCGTTAAAAATGTACCGCGAACTGGCATCCAAAATGGACAAAGCAAATTTCGACAGAAATCCCATTCAGGTTTACGAGGCCATGACGCTAACGGATGAAATTGCTTACTGCCCTTTCGCTTATGGGTATTCAAACTACTCGCGAAATGGCTATGCACGCAAGGCGTTGCATTTTCACGATATGATCTCACTAGATGGAAAAACCAATTTAAGAAGCACCTTGGGGGGGACGGGCTTGGCTATTTCATCGAAATGTGAGGAGCTTGATGTTGCAGCCAAATATGTTGAATTTGTAGGCTCACCATGCTGCCAATCAACCCTATTTTTCGAAAGTGGTGGCCAGCCCGGCCATTTAGCCGCGTGGAAAAATGAAGAAGTAAATCGCCAAAGCCAAAACTATTTCCTCAATACGTTGCCCGCTTTGCAAAGAGCATTTCTTCGTCCACGCTACCATGGTTCCATGTATTTTCAAGATCATGCAGGCGATGTCGTTCGTGATTATTTAATGAACGGAGGCGATGAACTTCAGGTTTTATCCACCTTGAACGAAATTTATAAAAAATCTAAAAGTTTAGTGCAATCATGA
- the galB gene encoding beta-galactosidase GalB, translating into MKVFNKYKVLIFLMAQLSALLSLHFVAKGGVIARNSLSRFLGKATSFDNIDCFGSHNPGLAMTTQSEGPRTRTNFNKNWKFFLGDEPTAKSTNFNDSKWRKLTLPHDWSIEGKFDEKTPAKPEGGGLPTGIGWYRKEFTAPANLQNRLITIEFDGVYKNSEVWVNGNCLGKRPYGYTSFFYEIGRFLKPGKNIIAVKVDNSAQPDSRWYSGSGIYRNVWLTSTAKVAVAKWGTFVTTENTGKVNVRTQIENKTLRPQIIAIVNSVYSADGKLVVKGQAQALKIDTSGTTVTGDLSINNPVLWSVQNPYQYKLVTEILQNNQIIDRYETKFGVRAFNFDAEKGFSLNGKPMKILGVCLHHDLGALGAAINVRAMERQLEMMKAMGVNAIRTAHNPPAPEFLDLCDKMGFLVMDEAFDMWAKKKTKNDYHLHFKAWHKRDLEDMILRDRNHPSIILWSIGNEIREQFDSTGVAITKELVGIVKNLDQTRPVLSALTETDAKKNFIYQANALDIYGLNYNHKLYKDFPKNYPGVKFLATETTSALATRGFYDTADTIRRWPKDGKTKFAEGNKEWSASAYDNVSAYWGSTHEETWKEAKKYDHVSGLFVWTGFDYLGEPLPYPWPARSSYFGIVDLAGFPKDAYYMYQSEWTTKPVLHILPHWNWEKGKAVEVWAYYSNADEVELYLNGKSLGKKSKQGEDLHVQWNVDFEPGTLKAVSRKNSKEVLVREVKTAGAAAKIELIADRKNIKADGTDLSFITVRILDKDGNIVPNADNMVDFKVAGAGFIAGVDNGFQASLEPFKAAYRKAFHGLCLAILQATEKAGTIKLTASSAGLSSSSITINTAK; encoded by the coding sequence ATGAAAGTGTTCAATAAATATAAGGTCTTAATTTTTTTGATGGCGCAATTGAGTGCGCTTTTGTCGCTTCATTTTGTGGCCAAGGGCGGCGTCATTGCGAGGAACAGCCTGTCCCGATTTCTCGGGAAAGCAACCTCATTCGACAATATAGATTGCTTCGGCTCGCACAATCCCGGCCTCGCAATGACGACTCAGTCCGAAGGACCCCGCACCCGAACCAACTTCAACAAAAACTGGAAATTCTTCCTCGGCGATGAACCCACTGCAAAATCGACCAATTTCAACGACTCAAAATGGCGCAAACTCACCTTGCCCCACGATTGGAGCATTGAAGGTAAATTTGACGAGAAAACCCCCGCAAAACCCGAGGGCGGTGGTTTACCAACCGGAATTGGATGGTACAGAAAAGAATTTACGGCGCCTGCCAATTTGCAAAACCGATTAATTACCATCGAATTTGATGGCGTTTACAAAAACAGCGAAGTTTGGGTTAACGGCAACTGCCTCGGCAAGCGACCTTACGGTTACACCTCATTTTTTTACGAGATTGGTCGTTTTTTGAAACCGGGGAAGAATATTATTGCGGTAAAGGTTGATAACTCCGCTCAGCCCGATTCACGTTGGTATTCAGGCTCGGGCATTTATCGGAACGTTTGGTTAACCTCAACGGCGAAGGTGGCGGTCGCAAAATGGGGAACTTTCGTAACAACCGAAAACACCGGAAAGGTTAATGTGCGTACACAAATTGAGAACAAGACTTTAAGGCCGCAAATTATCGCGATCGTAAACAGCGTGTATTCGGCCGATGGAAAGTTAGTGGTCAAAGGCCAAGCACAAGCACTAAAAATCGATACTTCGGGAACAACCGTAACCGGCGATTTGAGCATTAATAACCCTGTGCTCTGGTCTGTTCAAAATCCTTATCAATACAAATTGGTTACTGAGATTCTTCAAAATAATCAGATAATTGATCGTTATGAGACCAAATTCGGCGTTCGAGCATTCAATTTCGACGCAGAAAAAGGATTTTCGTTAAATGGCAAGCCGATGAAGATTTTAGGCGTTTGCCTGCACCATGATTTGGGTGCATTGGGTGCTGCCATCAACGTTAGGGCCATGGAACGACAGCTCGAAATGATGAAGGCCATGGGTGTAAACGCCATCCGTACGGCGCACAATCCGCCAGCGCCCGAATTTTTAGATTTATGCGATAAAATGGGCTTCCTTGTTATGGACGAGGCTTTCGACATGTGGGCGAAAAAGAAAACCAAAAACGATTACCATTTACACTTCAAAGCGTGGCACAAAAGAGATTTGGAAGATATGATTCTTCGAGATCGCAACCATCCATCAATTATCCTTTGGAGCATCGGCAACGAAATCCGCGAGCAGTTTGACAGCACAGGCGTGGCGATTACCAAGGAACTCGTTGGCATTGTTAAAAATTTAGATCAAACACGTCCTGTACTTTCGGCATTAACCGAAACCGATGCCAAAAAGAACTTCATTTATCAAGCCAATGCGCTCGATATTTACGGGTTAAATTACAACCATAAACTGTATAAAGATTTTCCGAAAAACTATCCGGGCGTTAAGTTTTTGGCAACAGAAACCACTTCTGCATTAGCAACCAGAGGTTTTTACGATACTGCAGATACCATTCGCCGCTGGCCTAAAGATGGAAAAACCAAATTTGCCGAAGGCAATAAAGAATGGTCTGCCTCGGCTTACGATAACGTGTCGGCTTACTGGGGTTCAACACACGAAGAAACTTGGAAAGAAGCCAAAAAATACGATCATGTTTCAGGCTTATTTGTGTGGACGGGCTTCGATTATTTGGGCGAACCCTTACCTTATCCTTGGCCAGCCAGAAGTTCGTATTTCGGAATTGTGGATTTAGCGGGTTTCCCAAAAGATGCCTATTATATGTATCAAAGTGAGTGGACAACTAAGCCTGTACTGCACATTTTACCACATTGGAACTGGGAAAAAGGAAAAGCCGTTGAAGTTTGGGCCTATTATAGTAATGCCGATGAAGTGGAATTGTACCTCAACGGAAAATCGTTAGGCAAAAAATCGAAACAAGGCGAAGACTTGCACGTACAATGGAATGTGGATTTCGAGCCGGGAACATTAAAGGCAGTTTCGAGAAAAAACAGCAAAGAAGTGCTCGTTCGAGAAGTGAAAACGGCGGGTGCAGCTGCAAAAATTGAATTGATTGCTGACAGAAAAAACATCAAAGCCGATGGTACCGATTTATCTTTCATCACGGTTCGGATTTTGGATAAAGACGGAAATATCGTGCCTAACGCCGATAATATGGTCGATTTTAAAGTAGCAGGTGCCGGATTTATTGCTGGCGTTGATAACGGATTTCAGGCTAGTCTCGAGCCCTTCAAAGCAGCTTACCGCAAGGCATTTCACGGTTTATGCTTGGCCATTCTTCAAGCAACCGAAAAAGCGGGAACAATTAAATTAACGGCAAGTTCAGCAGGCTTATCTTCATCATCAATCACAATTAATACAGCGAAATGA